Proteins found in one Rhodovulum sp. MB263 genomic segment:
- a CDS encoding adenine phosphoribosyltransferase: protein MIASSSVKDYIRTIVDFPHEGIMFRDVTTLFADPRGFRMAIDQLLNPYAGAQIDKVVGLEARGFILGGAIAHQLSKGFVPIRKKGKLPAATIAEEYKLEYGEAVVEIHDDALAPGEKVLIVDDLLATGGTCEAGIRLCERLGAEVIGCAFIVDLPELGGRKRLEEMGMDVHTLCEYAGA, encoded by the coding sequence ATGATCGCCAGCAGCAGCGTCAAGGACTACATCCGCACCATCGTCGACTTCCCCCATGAGGGGATCATGTTCCGCGACGTGACCACGCTTTTCGCCGATCCGCGCGGTTTCCGGATGGCGATCGACCAGCTGCTGAACCCCTATGCCGGGGCGCAGATCGACAAGGTCGTGGGCCTCGAGGCCCGCGGCTTCATCCTGGGCGGCGCCATCGCCCACCAGCTCTCGAAGGGCTTCGTTCCGATCCGCAAGAAGGGCAAGCTGCCCGCCGCGACCATCGCCGAGGAATACAAGCTCGAATATGGCGAGGCCGTGGTCGAGATCCATGACGATGCGCTCGCCCCGGGCGAGAAGGTGCTGATCGTCGACGACCTTCTGGCCACCGGCGGCACATGCGAGGCGGGCATCAGGCTGTGCGAACGGCTCGGCGCAGAGGTGATCGGCTGCGCCTTCATCGTCGATCTGCCCGAACTCGGCGGCCGCAAGCGGCTGGAAGAGATGGGCATGGACGTGCACACGCTCTGCGAATACGCGGGCGCCTGA
- a CDS encoding S-methyl-5'-thioadenosine phosphorylase, which produces MERMIAVIGGSGVYDIDGLEDARWQAVETPWGKPSDEILTGTLDGMKMAFLPRHGRGHVHSPTSVPYRANIDALKRIGATDVVSVSACGSFREDFAPGEFVVVDQFIDRTFAREKSFFGEGCVAHVSMAHPTCARLSAACLQAARDEGITVHDGGTYLAMEGPQFSTLAESKLYRENWGCDVIGMTNMPEAKLAREAELCYASIAMVTDYDCWHPDHDAVEVADIVRTLIGNAEKARGMVSRLPRLLGAHKPCDKGCDTALDHALITAPEKRDPALIARLDAVAGRVLGS; this is translated from the coding sequence ATGGAACGAATGATCGCGGTGATCGGCGGCTCGGGCGTCTACGACATTGACGGGCTGGAAGACGCGCGCTGGCAGGCAGTGGAAACGCCCTGGGGCAAGCCCTCGGACGAGATCCTGACCGGCACGCTCGACGGGATGAAGATGGCCTTCCTGCCGCGCCATGGCCGCGGACATGTGCATTCGCCGACCTCCGTGCCCTACCGCGCCAATATCGACGCGCTGAAGCGGATCGGCGCCACCGATGTCGTCTCGGTCTCGGCCTGCGGCTCGTTCCGCGAGGATTTCGCGCCCGGTGAATTCGTGGTGGTCGACCAGTTCATCGACCGCACCTTCGCCCGTGAGAAGAGCTTCTTCGGCGAGGGCTGCGTGGCGCATGTGAGCATGGCGCATCCGACCTGCGCCCGGCTGTCGGCCGCCTGCCTGCAGGCCGCGCGCGACGAGGGCATCACCGTGCATGACGGCGGCACCTATCTGGCGATGGAGGGGCCGCAATTCTCGACGCTCGCCGAGTCGAAGCTCTATCGCGAGAACTGGGGCTGCGACGTGATCGGGATGACCAACATGCCCGAGGCCAAGCTCGCCCGCGAGGCCGAGCTCTGCTATGCCTCGATCGCCATGGTCACCGATTACGACTGCTGGCATCCCGACCACGATGCGGTCGAGGTGGCCGATATCGTCCGGACCCTGATCGGCAATGCCGAAAAGGCGCGCGGCATGGTCAGCCGCCTGCCCCGGCTTCTGGGCGCCCACAAACCCTGCGACAAGGGCTGCGACACCGCGCTGGATCACGCGCTGATCACCGCCCCCGAAAAACGCGACCCGGCCCTGATCGCCCGGCTCGACGCGGTTGCGGGTCGCGTGCTCGGCAGCTGA
- a CDS encoding flavin reductase family protein, producing the protein MFYRPEEGHGLPHDPFGAIVAPRPIGWISTRDGEGRDNLAPYSFFNAVAYEPPQVMFASTSVKPDRDGTKDSVANIRETGVFCVNIVEEAATDAMNATSVPAPRGEDEFTLAGIGRTRCETIACSRVADAPAALECRLSQIVVLPGAANLVVFGEVTGIHLREDCLVDGRFDVTRFRPLARLGYRDYAAIRDIFALQRP; encoded by the coding sequence ATGTTCTATCGTCCCGAAGAGGGCCACGGCCTGCCGCATGACCCGTTCGGCGCCATCGTCGCGCCGCGGCCGATCGGCTGGATCTCGACCCGCGACGGCGAGGGCCGGGACAACCTTGCCCCCTATTCCTTCTTCAATGCCGTGGCCTACGAGCCGCCGCAGGTGATGTTCGCCTCGACCTCGGTCAAGCCCGACCGCGACGGCACCAAGGACAGCGTCGCCAATATCCGTGAAACCGGCGTCTTCTGCGTCAACATCGTCGAGGAGGCCGCGACCGATGCCATGAACGCGACCTCGGTCCCCGCCCCGCGCGGCGAGGACGAATTTACCCTGGCCGGGATCGGCCGCACCCGCTGCGAGACCATCGCCTGTTCGCGGGTCGCCGATGCCCCGGCCGCGCTCGAATGCCGGCTGAGCCAGATCGTCGTGCTGCCGGGTGCGGCCAATCTCGTGGTCTTCGGCGAGGTCACCGGCATCCATCTGCGCGAGGACTGTCTGGTCGACGGGCGCTTCGACGTGACCCGCTTCCGGCCGCTCGCCCGGCTGGGCTATCGCGATTACGCCGCGATCCGCGACATCTTCGCGCTGCAGCGGCCGTAA
- a CDS encoding GNAT family N-acetyltransferase, producing the protein MIRVAEETAGDWWEVEALYDLCFAPGRNALSSYRLRDGVAPVAGLCLTARDAEGILAAAIRYWPIRVGEAEALLLGPVAVHPTRQGEGLGGLLIRNSLARAEELGVERVMLVGDAPYYARFGFSRLTGVEMPPPTNPDRVLGIELRPGAWAGICGAVTRAQTDAQTEGQTGGQTGGQGDEPPSD; encoded by the coding sequence GTGATCCGGGTGGCGGAAGAAACGGCCGGGGATTGGTGGGAAGTCGAGGCGCTTTACGATCTCTGCTTTGCGCCGGGCCGCAATGCGCTGTCTTCCTACCGTCTCAGGGATGGGGTGGCGCCGGTTGCCGGGCTCTGTCTGACCGCGCGCGATGCCGAGGGCATTCTGGCTGCCGCAATCCGGTACTGGCCGATCCGGGTCGGAGAGGCCGAAGCGCTGCTGCTTGGGCCGGTCGCCGTCCACCCCACGCGGCAGGGTGAGGGGCTGGGCGGGCTTCTGATCCGAAATTCGCTGGCCCGGGCCGAGGAGCTGGGCGTGGAACGGGTGATGCTGGTGGGCGATGCGCCCTATTATGCGCGCTTCGGTTTCTCGCGGCTGACCGGCGTCGAGATGCCACCGCCGACCAACCCCGACCGCGTGCTGGGGATAGAGCTGCGACCCGGCGCCTGGGCGGGCATCTGCGGTGCGGTGACCCGTGCTCAGACGGACGCGCAGACGGAAGGGCAGACGGGCGGGCAGACCGGCGGGCAGGGGGACGAACCGCCGTCCGATTGA